The Coffea arabica cultivar ET-39 chromosome 8e, Coffea Arabica ET-39 HiFi, whole genome shotgun sequence genome window below encodes:
- the LOC113704816 gene encoding pleiotropic drug resistance protein 1-like, producing the protein METAESFRLSSLRLSSSNLWTNTVIEEFSRSTREEEDEEAALKWAALERLPTFKRLRIGILEEEEGEKREIDVRKLGPLEKRSVVERLIKTAEEDNERFLLKFRERIDRVGIELPTIEVRFEHLNVEAEAYVGSRALPTIFNYSVNMFEGFLNYLLILPKRKKPFLILRDVSGIVKPGRMTLLLGPPSSGKTTLLLALAGKLHSDLKVSGTVTYNGHAMNGFVPQRSSAYISQHDLHIGELTVRETIAFSARCQGVGPRQEIGAELLRREKEANIKPDPDLDIYMKSLVLKGQEAHVATEYVLKILGLDVCADTLVGDQMIRGISGGQKKRVTTAEMLVGPAKVLFMDEISTGLDSSTTFQIVNAINQFIHILGGTAVISLLQPPPETYELFDDIILLSDGEIVYQGPREDVLEFFEYMGFKCPERKGVADFLQEVTSKKDQEQYWIRRDEPYNFVSARQFSEAFQSFHVGSKLHDELTVPFDKSKGHPAALTTEKYGVGRMELLRACASREFLLMKRNAFVHIFKMAQLILIAMIFMTIFLRTEMHKSTITDGGIYMGALFFTLYAIMFNAFSELSLSILKLPVFYKQRDLLFFPAWAYSIPTWILKFPITLVQIAIWISLTYYVVGFDPEGGRFFRQFILLICIHQMSLGLFRFMAALGRDMIVANTFGAFTILAVLVLGGFILSRDDIKAWWIWGYWISPLMYGQNAISVNEFLGNSWRHVPEGFREPLGVSVLKSRGVFPEARWYWIGVGAVFGYVFLFNFLNTLALTYLNPIGKHQAVLSLEEKPNNSAETSTDAPKSMSSRLKSPGIGNPDEGDRSKKKGMVIPFEPLAMTFNDLRYAVDMPQEMKTRGISEDRLLLLKGVSGAFRPGILTALMGVSGAGKTTLMDVLAGRKTGGYIEGTITISGYPKKQETFTRVAGYCEQFDIHSPHVTVHESLQYSAWLRLPPDIDAEARKTFIEEVMKLVELTPLREALVGLPGVNGLSTEQRKRLTIAVELVANPSIIFMDEPTSGLDARAAAIVMRTVRNTVDTGRTVVCTIHQPSIDIFDAFDELILLKRGGEEIYVGQLGRHSSNLIKYFEGINRVSKIKDGYNPATWMLEVTSIAQEAALGIDFAQLYKNSELYRRNKALIEELSKPAPGSKELYFPTQYPQPFYNQFLASLWKQHWSYWRNPRYSAVRLFYTVIIALMFGTIFWDLGTKRKKRQDLFNAMGSMYAAVLFIGILNSTSVQPIVATERTVLYRERAAGMYSAVPHALAQMVIELPYILVQAFSYGAIVYAMIGFEWTATKFFWYLFFMYITLLYYTFYGMMSVAVTPNQNIAAVVSSAFYAIWNLFSGFIIPRTRIPVWWRWYYYLCPVSWTLYGLVASQFGDIKEELDTGERVEDFIRSYFGFRHDFLGYVAVIIVGFAVLFGFAFAISIKLFNFQKR; encoded by the exons ATGGAAACTGCTGAATCTTTCAGACTCAGTAGCTTAAGGCTAAGCAGTTCCAACTTATGGACAAACACAGTCATAGAAGAATTTTCGAGGTCTACACgagaggaagaagatgaagaagcaGCACTAAAATGGGCTGCTTTAGAGAGACTTCCAACATTCAAACGTCTAAGAATTGGCATACTAGAAGAAGAAGAGGGTGAGAAAAGAGAGATTGATGTGAGAAAGCTTGGACCTTTAGAGAAAAGGAGTGTAGTAGAGAGGTTGATCAAAACTGCAGAGGAGGATAACGAAAGGTTTCTTTTGAAGTTCAGAGAACGCATTGACAG AGTTGGTATTGAGCTTCCAACTATTGAAGTTCGCTTTGAGCATCTAAATGTTGAAGCAGAAGCTTATGTTGGCAGTAGAGCACTGCCTACAATATTCAACTACTCTGTAAATATGTTTGAG GGATTCCTAAATTATCTCCTTATCCTtccgaaaagaaagaaacccttTCTGATCCTCCGTGATGTCAGTGGAATTGTTAAACCTGGAAG AATGACACTGCTCTTAGGCCCTCCAAGTTCAGGGAAAACCACACTATTGCTAGCTCTGGCAGGAAAACTTCATTCTGATCTCAAA GTTTCTGGAACTGTGACATACAATGGCCACGCAATGAATGGGTTTGTTCCTCAAAGATCATCAGCCTATATAAGTCAGCATGATCTTCATATAGGAGAACTAACAGTGAGGGAAACAATAGCCTTTTCTGCAAGAtgccaaggagttggacctcgTCAAG AAATTGGGGCAGAACTTTTGAGAAGAGAAAAGGAAGCAAATATTAAGCCAGACCCTGATCTTGATATATATATGAAG TCATTAGTCCTCAAAGGGCAAGAGGCCCATGTTGCAACTGAGTATGTTCTGAAG ATTTTGGGACTTGATGTCTGTGCTGATACACTGGTGGGGGATCAAATGATACGAGGGATCTCCGGAGGACAAAAAAAACGCGTGACAACAG CGGAAATGCTGGTCGGACCAGCTAAGGTACTGTTTATGGACGAGATATCTACTGGTTTGGACAGTTCAACAACTTTTCAGATAGTGAATGCAATCAATCAATTCATCCACATTCTCGGAGGAACTGCAGTCATCTCCCTCTTACAGCCTCCACCAGAAACTTATGAGTTATTTGATGACATAATTCTGCTATCAGACGGTGAAATTGTGTATCAGGGGCCCCGTGAAGATGTACTTGAATTCTTTGAATACATGGGTTTCAAATGCCCTGAGAGAAAAGGAGTTGCTGATTTCCTTCAAGAA GTAACTTCGAAGAAAGATCAAGAACAATACTGGATACGCAGAGATGAGCCTTACAATTTTGTTTCTGCTAGACAATTCTCAGAAGCATTTCAATCATTCCATGTTGGAAGTAAACTACATGATGAACTTACCGTTCCTTTTGATAAATCAAAAGGGCATCCTGCTGCTCTGACAACTGAAAAGTATGGAGTTGGCAGGATGGAGCTTCTGAGGGCCTGTGCATCCAGAGAATTCCTACTCATGAAGAGGAATGCATTTGTCCACATATTCAAGATGGCACAA CTTATTTTGATTGCAATGATCTTCATGACTATATTTCTGCGAACTGAGATGCACAAAAGTACCATAACAGATGGTGGAATTTACATGGGGGCCCTGTTTTTCACTTTATATGCAATCATGTTCAATGCATTCTCAGAGCTTTCCCTCAGTATTTTGAAGCTTCCTGTTTTCTACAAGCAACGAGACCTTCTCTTCTTCCCTGCATGGGCATATTCTATTCCTACGTGGATCCTCAAGTTCCCAATTACACTTGTTCAAATTGCCATTTGGATATCTTTGACTTATTACGTTGTAGGATTTGATCCTGAGGGTGGAAG GTTTTTCAGACAGTTTATTCTTCTCATCTGCATTCACCAGATGTCCTTAGGACTCTTTCGCTTTATGGCTGCACTAGGAAGAGACATGATAGTTGCAAACACCTTTGGAGCATTCACAATACTTGCTGTACTTGTCCTAGGAGGATTCATTCTATCAAGAG ATGACATCAAAGCTTGGTGGATATGGGGTTACTGGATCTCACCTTTGATGTACGGGCAGAATGCTATTTCTGTAAATGAATTTCTAGGAAACAGTTGGAGACAT GTTCCTGAAGGTTTCAGGGAGCCACTAGGTGTTTCAGTCTTAAAGTCTCGTGGTGTTTTTCCAGAAGCACGGTGGTATTGGATAGGAGTAGGAGCCGTTTTTGGATATGtgttcctcttcaatttcctgAACACTTTGGCTCTTACATACCTCAACC CAATCGGAAAACATCAGGCGGTACTATCTTTAGAAGAAAAGCCCAACAATAGTGCTG AAACCAGTACAGATGCTCCAAAAAGCATGTCATCCAGGTTGAAGTCTCCTGGAATAGGCAATCCTGATGAAGGTGATAGAAGCAAGAAGAAGGGAATGGTTATTCCCTTTGAACCTCTTGCTATGACCTTCAACGATTTAAGATATGCAGTAGATATGCCGCAG GAAATGAAAACTCGTGGTATATCTGAGGATCGGCTACTTCTCTTGAAGGGTGTCAGTGGAGCTTTTAGACCAGGGATTCTAACAGCTTTAATGGGCGTTAGTGGGGCTGGAAAAACTACCCTGATGGATGTATTAGCCGGTAGAAAAACAGGAGGATATATTGAAGGAACAATTACTATATCAGGTTATccaaagaaacaagaaacaTTCACTCGTGTAGCAGGATACTGTGAGCAATTTGACATTCACTCTCCTCATGTTACTGTCCACGAGTCCTTGCAATACTCAGCATGGCTTCGACTGCCTCCTGACATCGATGCTGAAGCCAGAAAG ACATTCATTGAAGAAGTCATGAAGCTCGTGGAGCTGACTCCACTTAGAGAAGCACTAGTTGGTTTGCCAGGAGTAAATGGTCTTTCAACTGAGCAACGAAAGAGGTTAACTATTGCGGTTGAACTAGTGGCCAATCCATCCATAATATTCATGGATGAGCCAACTTCAGGGCTGGATGCAAGGGCAGCTGCCATAGTGATGAGAACAGTAAGAAACACGGTTGATACAGGCCGAACTGTTGTGTGCACTATCCATCAGCCAAGCATTGACATCTTTGATGCTTTTGATGAG CTGATTCTCCTAAAACGAGGAGGAGAAGAAATATACGTTGGCCAACTAGGACGCCATTCATCTAATCTCATCAAATACTTTGAG GGGATTAATCGAGTCAGCAAAATAAAAGATGGTTATAACCCTGCGACTTGGATGTTGGAGGTGACATCAATTGCACAGGAAGCAGCTCTTGGAATTGATTTCGCACAGCTGTACAAGAACTCTGAACTGTATAG GAGGAACAAAGCATTAATAGAGGAACTAAGTAAACCTGCCCCTGGTTCTAAAGAATTATACTTCCCTACTCAGTATCCCCAGCCCTTTTACAACCAATTCCTTGCTAGCCTCTGGAAGCAGCACTGGTCATACTGGCGAAATCCACGATACTCAGCAGTCAGACTTTTTTACACAGTAATCATTGCCTTAATGTTTGGAACAATATTCTGGGATCTTGGCACTAAAAG GAAAAAAAGACAAGATCTCTTTAACGCAATGGGCTCCATGTATGCGGCCGTTCTGTTTATCGGTATACTAAATTCTACATCAGTTCAACCAATTGTAGCCACTGAGAGAACAGTCCTTTACAGGGAAAGAGCTGCCGGAATGTATTCGGCTGTGCCACATGCTCTTGCACAG ATGGTGATTGAGCTGCCTTACATTCTCGTTCAAGCATTCAGCTATGGAGCTATTGTATATGCAATGATTGGATTCGAATGGACAGCTACCAAGTTCTTTTGGTATCTGTTTTTCATGTATATTACCTTGTTATACTACACATTCTATGGGATGATGTCAGTGGCGGTAACACCCAACCAGAATATTGCTGCAGTAGTTTCATCAGCCTTTTACGCAATATGGAACCTTTTCTCAGGATTTATAATTCCTCGAACG AGAATTCCAGTGTGGTGGAGGTGGTACTATTAcctctgtcctgtctcctggactTTGTATGGCTTAGTTGCTTCACAATTCGGAGACATAAAAGAGGAGCTTGATACAGGTGAAAGAGTGGAAGACTTCATTAGGAGCTACTTCGGATTCAGACATGACTTCTTGGGTTATGTTGCAGTAATCATTGTTGGATTTGCAGTGCTTTTCGGCTTCGCATTTGCCATCTCCATCAAGCTATTTAACTTCCAGAAAAGGTAG
- the LOC113703979 gene encoding probable protein phosphatase 2C 22 isoform X3 yields MEEGNTDCNIVNVGNGDGKSKENGISGSEGRPPNPLAAVYRQCLSSGDPLGDASCKKSLQVKTRMLDISVEGLNINDCPADYVPSLRSGAWSDIGVRSSMEDVVVRADNFVHHYGLKGSDQGPSAFYAVFDGHGGKHAADFACDHLPRFIAEDEHFPREIERVISSAFLQTDNAFAEACSLDDGLASGTTALAALVIGSSLVVANAGDCRAVLCRRGKAIEMSRDHKPLCSKEKKRIEASGGYVYDGYLNGQVNVARALGDWHLDGMKGSNGSPLSAEPELMSTILTEEDEFLIIGCDGIWDVFMSQNAVDFARRRLQEHNDPAMCSKDLVDEALKRKSGDNLAVVVVCFQPRAPPNLIVPRGRVHRSISAEGLKELRTFLDQLDA; encoded by the exons ATGGAGGAGGGCAACACTGATTGTAATATAGTTAATGTCGGCAATGGTGATGGTAAAAGTAAGGAGAATGGGATCTCCGGCAGTGAAGGCCGCCCGCCCAACCCTCTGGCGGCCGTGTACCGCCAGTGCTTGAGTTCCGGCGACCCGCTTGGCGACGCTTCTTGTAAGAAGTCCCTG CAGGTCAAGACAAGGATGTTGGATATATCTGTAGAAGGACTTAATATAAATGATTGTCCAGCAGATTATGTTCCTAGTCTTCGCTCTGGTGCATGGTCAGACATTGGTGTTCGCTCCTCAATGGAGGATGTGGTTGTTCGTGCTGACAATTTTGTGCATCATTATGGGTTGAAGGGTTCTGACCAAGGGCCTAGTGCCTTCTATGCG GTTTTTGATGGACATGGTGGGAAGCATGCAGCTGAttttgcatgtgatcatttacCAAGGTTCATTGCAGAGGATGAACACTTCCCTAGGGAGATTGAGAGGGTTATTTCGTCAGCATTCCTGCAAACTGATAATGCTTTTGCTGAAGCTTGCTCTTTGGATGATGGTCTTGCCTCTGGTACAACTGCTTTGGCAGCTCTTGTTATTGGGAG TTCATTGGTGGTGGCAAATGCCGGAGATTGCCGAGCAGTTCTTTGTCGTCGGGGTAAAGCAATTGAGATGTCAAGGGACCACAAACCTCTGTGCTCCAAGGAGAAAAAGCGTATTGAAGCTTCTGGAGGATATGTATATGATGGATACCTCAATGGACAGGTCAATGTTGCTCGTGCTTTGGGTGACTGGCACTTGGATGGGATGAAAGGCAGTAATGGTAGCCCTCTCAGTGCAGAGCCTGAACTTATGAGCACTATACTGACAGAGGAGGATGAGTTTCTTATCATTGGCTGCGATGGAATCTGGGATGTCTTTATGAGTCAAAATGCCGTGGACTTTGCTCGTCGAAGGCTTCAAGAGCACAATGATCCAGCGATGTGCAGCAAGGACCTTGTTGATGAGGCTTTGAAGAGAAAGAGTGGAGACAATTTAGCTGTAGTTGTAGTATGTTTCCAGCCACGGGCACCTCCTAACTTGATTGTTCCCCGAGGGAGAGTACATAGGAGTATATCtgccgaaggtctaaaggaatTGCGAACTTTCTTGGATCAATTGGATGCATGA
- the LOC113703979 gene encoding probable protein phosphatase 2C 22 isoform X1, whose product MEEGNTDCNIVNVGNGDGKSKENGISGSEGRPPNPLAAVYRQCLSSGDPLGDASCKKSLVRHPSLQVKTRMLDISVEGLNINDCPADYVPSLRSGAWSDIGVRSSMEDVVVRADNFVHHYGLKGSDQGPSAFYAVFDGHGGKHAADFACDHLPRFIAEDEHFPREIERVISSAFLQTDNAFAEACSLDDGLASGTTALAALVIGSSLVVANAGDCRAVLCRRGKAIEMSRDHKPLCSKEKKRIEASGGYVYDGYLNGQVNVARALGDWHLDGMKGSNGSPLSAEPELMSTILTEEDEFLIIGCDGIWDVFMSQNAVDFARRRLQEHNDPAMCSKDLVDEALKRKSGDNLAVVVVCFQPRAPPNLIVPRGRVHRSISAEGLKELRTFLDQLDA is encoded by the exons ATGGAGGAGGGCAACACTGATTGTAATATAGTTAATGTCGGCAATGGTGATGGTAAAAGTAAGGAGAATGGGATCTCCGGCAGTGAAGGCCGCCCGCCCAACCCTCTGGCGGCCGTGTACCGCCAGTGCTTGAGTTCCGGCGACCCGCTTGGCGACGCTTCTTGTAAGAAGTCCCTGGTTCGACATCCTTCCTTG CAGGTCAAGACAAGGATGTTGGATATATCTGTAGAAGGACTTAATATAAATGATTGTCCAGCAGATTATGTTCCTAGTCTTCGCTCTGGTGCATGGTCAGACATTGGTGTTCGCTCCTCAATGGAGGATGTGGTTGTTCGTGCTGACAATTTTGTGCATCATTATGGGTTGAAGGGTTCTGACCAAGGGCCTAGTGCCTTCTATGCG GTTTTTGATGGACATGGTGGGAAGCATGCAGCTGAttttgcatgtgatcatttacCAAGGTTCATTGCAGAGGATGAACACTTCCCTAGGGAGATTGAGAGGGTTATTTCGTCAGCATTCCTGCAAACTGATAATGCTTTTGCTGAAGCTTGCTCTTTGGATGATGGTCTTGCCTCTGGTACAACTGCTTTGGCAGCTCTTGTTATTGGGAG TTCATTGGTGGTGGCAAATGCCGGAGATTGCCGAGCAGTTCTTTGTCGTCGGGGTAAAGCAATTGAGATGTCAAGGGACCACAAACCTCTGTGCTCCAAGGAGAAAAAGCGTATTGAAGCTTCTGGAGGATATGTATATGATGGATACCTCAATGGACAGGTCAATGTTGCTCGTGCTTTGGGTGACTGGCACTTGGATGGGATGAAAGGCAGTAATGGTAGCCCTCTCAGTGCAGAGCCTGAACTTATGAGCACTATACTGACAGAGGAGGATGAGTTTCTTATCATTGGCTGCGATGGAATCTGGGATGTCTTTATGAGTCAAAATGCCGTGGACTTTGCTCGTCGAAGGCTTCAAGAGCACAATGATCCAGCGATGTGCAGCAAGGACCTTGTTGATGAGGCTTTGAAGAGAAAGAGTGGAGACAATTTAGCTGTAGTTGTAGTATGTTTCCAGCCACGGGCACCTCCTAACTTGATTGTTCCCCGAGGGAGAGTACATAGGAGTATATCtgccgaaggtctaaaggaatTGCGAACTTTCTTGGATCAATTGGATGCATGA
- the LOC113703979 gene encoding probable protein phosphatase 2C 22 isoform X5: protein MLDISVEGLNINDCPADYVPSLRSGAWSDIGVRSSMEDVVVRADNFVHHYGLKGSDQGPSAFYAVFDGHGGKHAADFACDHLPRFIAEDEHFPREIERVISSAFLQTDNAFAEACSLDDGLASGTTALAALVIGSSLVVANAGDCRAVLCRRGKAIEMSRDHKPLCSKEKKRIEASGGYVYDGYLNGQVNVARALGDWHLDGMKGSNGSPLSAEPELMSTILTEEDEFLIIGCDGIWDVFMSQNAVDFARRRLQEHNDPAMCSKDLVDEALKRKSGDNLAVVVVCFQPRAPPNLIVPRGRVHRSISAEGLKELRTFLDQLDA, encoded by the exons ATGTTGGATATATCTGTAGAAGGACTTAATATAAATGATTGTCCAGCAGATTATGTTCCTAGTCTTCGCTCTGGTGCATGGTCAGACATTGGTGTTCGCTCCTCAATGGAGGATGTGGTTGTTCGTGCTGACAATTTTGTGCATCATTATGGGTTGAAGGGTTCTGACCAAGGGCCTAGTGCCTTCTATGCG GTTTTTGATGGACATGGTGGGAAGCATGCAGCTGAttttgcatgtgatcatttacCAAGGTTCATTGCAGAGGATGAACACTTCCCTAGGGAGATTGAGAGGGTTATTTCGTCAGCATTCCTGCAAACTGATAATGCTTTTGCTGAAGCTTGCTCTTTGGATGATGGTCTTGCCTCTGGTACAACTGCTTTGGCAGCTCTTGTTATTGGGAG TTCATTGGTGGTGGCAAATGCCGGAGATTGCCGAGCAGTTCTTTGTCGTCGGGGTAAAGCAATTGAGATGTCAAGGGACCACAAACCTCTGTGCTCCAAGGAGAAAAAGCGTATTGAAGCTTCTGGAGGATATGTATATGATGGATACCTCAATGGACAGGTCAATGTTGCTCGTGCTTTGGGTGACTGGCACTTGGATGGGATGAAAGGCAGTAATGGTAGCCCTCTCAGTGCAGAGCCTGAACTTATGAGCACTATACTGACAGAGGAGGATGAGTTTCTTATCATTGGCTGCGATGGAATCTGGGATGTCTTTATGAGTCAAAATGCCGTGGACTTTGCTCGTCGAAGGCTTCAAGAGCACAATGATCCAGCGATGTGCAGCAAGGACCTTGTTGATGAGGCTTTGAAGAGAAAGAGTGGAGACAATTTAGCTGTAGTTGTAGTATGTTTCCAGCCACGGGCACCTCCTAACTTGATTGTTCCCCGAGGGAGAGTACATAGGAGTATATCtgccgaaggtctaaaggaatTGCGAACTTTCTTGGATCAATTGGATGCATGA
- the LOC113703979 gene encoding probable protein phosphatase 2C 22 isoform X4, with protein sequence MEEGNTDCNIVNVGNGDGKSKENGISGSEGRPPNPLAAVYRQCLSSGDPLGDASCKKSLVKTRMLDISVEGLNINDCPADYVPSLRSGAWSDIGVRSSMEDVVVRADNFVHHYGLKGSDQGPSAFYAVFDGHGGKHAADFACDHLPRFIAEDEHFPREIERVISSAFLQTDNAFAEACSLDDGLASGTTALAALVIGSSLVVANAGDCRAVLCRRGKAIEMSRDHKPLCSKEKKRIEASGGYVYDGYLNGQVNVARALGDWHLDGMKGSNGSPLSAEPELMSTILTEEDEFLIIGCDGIWDVFMSQNAVDFARRRLQEHNDPAMCSKDLVDEALKRKSGDNLAVVVVCFQPRAPPNLIVPRGRVHRSISAEGLKELRTFLDQLDA encoded by the exons ATGGAGGAGGGCAACACTGATTGTAATATAGTTAATGTCGGCAATGGTGATGGTAAAAGTAAGGAGAATGGGATCTCCGGCAGTGAAGGCCGCCCGCCCAACCCTCTGGCGGCCGTGTACCGCCAGTGCTTGAGTTCCGGCGACCCGCTTGGCGACGCTTCTTGTAAGAAGTCCCTG GTCAAGACAAGGATGTTGGATATATCTGTAGAAGGACTTAATATAAATGATTGTCCAGCAGATTATGTTCCTAGTCTTCGCTCTGGTGCATGGTCAGACATTGGTGTTCGCTCCTCAATGGAGGATGTGGTTGTTCGTGCTGACAATTTTGTGCATCATTATGGGTTGAAGGGTTCTGACCAAGGGCCTAGTGCCTTCTATGCG GTTTTTGATGGACATGGTGGGAAGCATGCAGCTGAttttgcatgtgatcatttacCAAGGTTCATTGCAGAGGATGAACACTTCCCTAGGGAGATTGAGAGGGTTATTTCGTCAGCATTCCTGCAAACTGATAATGCTTTTGCTGAAGCTTGCTCTTTGGATGATGGTCTTGCCTCTGGTACAACTGCTTTGGCAGCTCTTGTTATTGGGAG TTCATTGGTGGTGGCAAATGCCGGAGATTGCCGAGCAGTTCTTTGTCGTCGGGGTAAAGCAATTGAGATGTCAAGGGACCACAAACCTCTGTGCTCCAAGGAGAAAAAGCGTATTGAAGCTTCTGGAGGATATGTATATGATGGATACCTCAATGGACAGGTCAATGTTGCTCGTGCTTTGGGTGACTGGCACTTGGATGGGATGAAAGGCAGTAATGGTAGCCCTCTCAGTGCAGAGCCTGAACTTATGAGCACTATACTGACAGAGGAGGATGAGTTTCTTATCATTGGCTGCGATGGAATCTGGGATGTCTTTATGAGTCAAAATGCCGTGGACTTTGCTCGTCGAAGGCTTCAAGAGCACAATGATCCAGCGATGTGCAGCAAGGACCTTGTTGATGAGGCTTTGAAGAGAAAGAGTGGAGACAATTTAGCTGTAGTTGTAGTATGTTTCCAGCCACGGGCACCTCCTAACTTGATTGTTCCCCGAGGGAGAGTACATAGGAGTATATCtgccgaaggtctaaaggaatTGCGAACTTTCTTGGATCAATTGGATGCATGA
- the LOC113703979 gene encoding probable protein phosphatase 2C 22 isoform X2, with product MEEGNTDCNIVNVGNGDGKSKENGISGSEGRPPNPLAAVYRQCLSSGDPLGDASCKKSLVRHPSLVKTRMLDISVEGLNINDCPADYVPSLRSGAWSDIGVRSSMEDVVVRADNFVHHYGLKGSDQGPSAFYAVFDGHGGKHAADFACDHLPRFIAEDEHFPREIERVISSAFLQTDNAFAEACSLDDGLASGTTALAALVIGSSLVVANAGDCRAVLCRRGKAIEMSRDHKPLCSKEKKRIEASGGYVYDGYLNGQVNVARALGDWHLDGMKGSNGSPLSAEPELMSTILTEEDEFLIIGCDGIWDVFMSQNAVDFARRRLQEHNDPAMCSKDLVDEALKRKSGDNLAVVVVCFQPRAPPNLIVPRGRVHRSISAEGLKELRTFLDQLDA from the exons ATGGAGGAGGGCAACACTGATTGTAATATAGTTAATGTCGGCAATGGTGATGGTAAAAGTAAGGAGAATGGGATCTCCGGCAGTGAAGGCCGCCCGCCCAACCCTCTGGCGGCCGTGTACCGCCAGTGCTTGAGTTCCGGCGACCCGCTTGGCGACGCTTCTTGTAAGAAGTCCCTGGTTCGACATCCTTCCTTG GTCAAGACAAGGATGTTGGATATATCTGTAGAAGGACTTAATATAAATGATTGTCCAGCAGATTATGTTCCTAGTCTTCGCTCTGGTGCATGGTCAGACATTGGTGTTCGCTCCTCAATGGAGGATGTGGTTGTTCGTGCTGACAATTTTGTGCATCATTATGGGTTGAAGGGTTCTGACCAAGGGCCTAGTGCCTTCTATGCG GTTTTTGATGGACATGGTGGGAAGCATGCAGCTGAttttgcatgtgatcatttacCAAGGTTCATTGCAGAGGATGAACACTTCCCTAGGGAGATTGAGAGGGTTATTTCGTCAGCATTCCTGCAAACTGATAATGCTTTTGCTGAAGCTTGCTCTTTGGATGATGGTCTTGCCTCTGGTACAACTGCTTTGGCAGCTCTTGTTATTGGGAG TTCATTGGTGGTGGCAAATGCCGGAGATTGCCGAGCAGTTCTTTGTCGTCGGGGTAAAGCAATTGAGATGTCAAGGGACCACAAACCTCTGTGCTCCAAGGAGAAAAAGCGTATTGAAGCTTCTGGAGGATATGTATATGATGGATACCTCAATGGACAGGTCAATGTTGCTCGTGCTTTGGGTGACTGGCACTTGGATGGGATGAAAGGCAGTAATGGTAGCCCTCTCAGTGCAGAGCCTGAACTTATGAGCACTATACTGACAGAGGAGGATGAGTTTCTTATCATTGGCTGCGATGGAATCTGGGATGTCTTTATGAGTCAAAATGCCGTGGACTTTGCTCGTCGAAGGCTTCAAGAGCACAATGATCCAGCGATGTGCAGCAAGGACCTTGTTGATGAGGCTTTGAAGAGAAAGAGTGGAGACAATTTAGCTGTAGTTGTAGTATGTTTCCAGCCACGGGCACCTCCTAACTTGATTGTTCCCCGAGGGAGAGTACATAGGAGTATATCtgccgaaggtctaaaggaatTGCGAACTTTCTTGGATCAATTGGATGCATGA